A single window of Oculatellaceae cyanobacterium DNA harbors:
- a CDS encoding ferritin-like domain-containing protein encodes MTLPIKLLANRRFTSRRNLIKMGLVVLGMGMITPIPRALTAKKDQGMKSLIINDDDLGILNFALLLEEIEAAFYTAVIQSKNIINYKELRYINSLLFHQIEHINYLREILGNKAKFKSGELSFNKAGLAAKVSDRDQILDTAVTLEDLGVHAYNGIATLIKNPTYLLAISSIVSVEARHAAGIRGLLGRTATEPNSDRALTKAELIQVLNPFLGRSYDELYTPKQVISIVKSLNILKNPVTGTLIA; translated from the coding sequence ATGACTTTGCCAATCAAACTGCTAGCTAATCGCCGTTTTACATCGCGCCGTAACCTAATTAAAATGGGGTTAGTAGTTTTGGGAATGGGAATGATTACCCCAATTCCTAGAGCATTGACGGCTAAAAAAGATCAAGGTATGAAATCCCTGATAATTAACGATGATGATTTAGGCATCCTGAATTTTGCCTTATTGTTAGAAGAAATTGAAGCGGCATTTTATACAGCAGTTATTCAAAGTAAAAACATTATCAACTATAAAGAATTAAGATATATAAATTCATTGTTATTTCATCAAATAGAGCATATTAATTATCTTCGAGAAATATTAGGAAATAAAGCGAAATTTAAAAGTGGAGAGTTAAGCTTTAACAAAGCTGGACTAGCAGCGAAAGTAAGCGACCGCGATCAAATTTTAGATACAGCCGTAACTTTAGAGGACTTAGGAGTTCATGCCTACAATGGTATAGCAACGCTGATTAAAAATCCTACTTACTTACTAGCGATTAGTTCCATAGTTAGTGTTGAAGCACGTCATGCAGCAGGAATTCGGGGGCTACTAGGGCGGACTGCAACAGAACCAAATAGCGATCGCGCTTTAACTAAAGCTGAGTTAATACAAGTCCTCAATCCATTTCTAGGGCGCTCTTACGATGAATTATATACACCTAAACAAGTTATTAGTATTGTGAAGTCACTAAACATATTAAAGAATCCGGTTACTGGTACACTGATTGCTTGA
- a CDS encoding DUF427 domain-containing protein produces MNRDRIPPSPGQESVWDYPRPPRLEESPKHIQIIFNGVKIADTQSSQRVLETSHPPVYYIPPEDIQMQYLAIAPQGSFCEWKGMAVYYTLTVEEKLAVNVAWSYPNPTPAFAAIKDFIAFYPQMMDACYVNGEKVQPQPGGFYGGWITSDIVGPFKGEPGTWGW; encoded by the coding sequence GTGAATCGCGATCGCATTCCACCAAGTCCAGGTCAAGAATCAGTATGGGATTATCCACGTCCACCGCGTCTAGAAGAGTCGCCTAAGCACATCCAGATAATTTTCAACGGTGTCAAAATTGCTGATACTCAATCTTCACAACGGGTGCTAGAAACTAGCCACCCTCCTGTATATTACATTCCGCCAGAAGATATCCAGATGCAATATTTGGCGATCGCTCCCCAAGGCTCATTTTGTGAGTGGAAAGGCATGGCAGTATACTACACATTGACTGTAGAAGAAAAACTTGCAGTAAATGTTGCTTGGTCTTATCCCAACCCCACACCAGCATTTGCAGCTATTAAAGACTTCATAGCTTTCTATCCCCAAATGATGGATGCGTGCTATGTGAATGGGGAAAAAGTACAGCCACAACCAGGGGGATTTTATGGCGGTTGGATTACCAGTGATATTGTTGGGCCTTTTAAGGGAGAGCCGGGAACTTGGGGGTGGTAA